The Cryptomeria japonica chromosome 9, Sugi_1.0, whole genome shotgun sequence DNA segment GGATGATAGTCCTTCTAGATAGTGGGGCAACTCACAATTTTATAGATGAGGGGTTTGTCATAAAAAGAGGACTTAAAGCAGAAGATTTTGAAGGGTTCAATGTCACTGTAGTTGATGGATTCACTATGCCTTGCACACATGTGGTAAAACAACTCAAGATGACTTTGGGAGAATATGAGCTTTGTGATGACTTCTATGTTGTTGGAATTGGAGAAACAGATATTGTATTAGGTGTTCAATGGTTACACTCTATTGGGGGCTATTACATGAACCATCAAGCAATGTTGTTCAAGTTCCAGTCCAATGGGAAAGAAGTCCTATTAAGGGGCTTATCAAATGGAGCACCCAGGGTGGTCACTGCAAAGAGGATGGAGAGGACCTTTCGAAGAGGACAAGTAGCATGGGTAGCAGGAATCATAATCCATCCCACGAGCTCTTCCAAGGGACAAGGTAATTTCCATTTTGAAATTCAGAAAATTCTTGATAAGAATAGTCTAGTTTTCAATGATTTGCCCCTAGGATTACCACCAGATAGGGGATTTGAGCATGTTATAGAATTAGAACAAGGTGCAAAACCTGTTATAACTACTCCATACCGCCATCCAAGGGGTTATAAAGAGGAAATAGAAAAGACTATTAAGGAACTCTTGGACATGGGATTCATAAGGCCTAGCTCTAGCCCATTTGCATCTTCTGTGGTACTTGTGAAGAAAAAGGATGGTACaatgagaatgtgcatagattacaGGGCCCTAAACAAGAAGACCATAAAAAATAGGTATCCCATACCTCATATAGATGAGCTTATTGATGAGTTACATGGTGCGTTATActtttcaaaaattgacttgagatCGGGTTACCATCAGATTCGCATGAGGAAGGAAGATGTGGAAAAGACTGCTTTTAGATGTCACTATGGGCACTTTGAATTTCTTGTTATGCCCTTTGGTCTTACTAATGCACCAACAACATTCCAATCTtgtatgaataaggtattcaacaagcatcttcaaatttttttttgggtgttctttgatgatattttgatttatagtAAAACATGGAAAGAGCATTTAGAGCATATAGATACTATTTTGGGCATCTTGGAGCAGCAATCCTTCTATGCTAAATTATTCAAATGTGAGTTTGGTTTGACTGAGATTCTATACTTGGGACATGTTATAAGCTGCAAGGGAGTACAGGTTGATCAACAAAAGATTCAAGCaattttggattggccaccaccCACCAGTCTTACACAGTTGAGGGGGTTCTTTGGGTTGTGTAGCTACTATAGAAGGTTTGTCAAAGGATTTTCTCAGCTTGCTGCCCCTTTGACTGATTTGACTAAGAAAAGAGCCTTTGTATGGATATAAATGACACATAAAACATTTGATAAACTTAAGGAGGTGATGAGTTCATGCCCCGTACTTGCAATTCTAGATTTCTCCTCACcttttgttgttgaatgtgatgctTCTGGAGAAGGTATAGGAGTTGTCCTAACTCAAAAGGGACATCCAATAGCATTTGAGAGCAAAAAATTGAATCAACTAGAAAGAGGGTATtccatctatgacaaggaaatgctagctatcatgCATGCACTTGACAAATTCAGACAATATTTGGtgtgtgggagatttgttgtgAAGACGGATCATAATAGCCTCAAGTTCTTTTTAAACCAAAGGGATTTGAATGACcgtcaacaaaaatgggtgagtaaaTTGCAAGACTATGATTTTGAGATTGAGTatgtaaaaggaaagaaaaatgtagTTGCTGATGCTCTTTCAAGGAAGCCCACTCTATGTTCTTTAACATCTATTTCTGCTGATTGAAAGGTTTCCATAATTTCAGAGTATGCTAAAGATTCCTTTGCCACTAATATATTGCATGAGCTAGTGGATGGTAATAGATACAAAGTTATTGATGAGTTGATCTATTACAAGAATAGGATATTTTTGGTGCCAGGATCAAAGATTAAGGAAAAGATATTGAGGGCCTTTCATGACACACCATTGGCTAGTCATCAAGGATATTTCAAAATATATAGGCAGATCTGAGAGCGTTTTGTGTGGAAGGGTATGAAGGAGGATGTTCTCAAACACATTAAGGAATGCATGGTATGCCAACAAAACAAGAGTGAGCAAATTTTTCCAGCTGGGTTATTGCAACCACTTCCCATTCCTgaacaaaaatgggaaagtatttccatggacttCATTACTGGTTTGCCTAAGGCTCAAGGTAAGGATTGCATATACATGGTAGTAGATAGGCTAACCAAGTATGCACATTTCTTTCCTATTGCATCTGATTTCAAGGCATCATAAGTGGCAgaattgttcttcaaagaaatttttagATTACATGGCTTGCCTAAGAACATTGTCAGTGATAGAGATAGTAGATTTCTCAACTCTTTTTGGAAGGAACTCTTTCATTTGACAGGGACATAACTCACTCCTAGTACCAACtatcatcctcaaacagatggacaAACATAAATAGTTAATAAATGGATAGAGGGGTACTTGAGGAACTATGTTTCAAATCAGCAGCATGCTTGGGTAAAATGGTTGCATCTAGGGGAGCATTGTTACAATACCTCTCATCATATGTCTATTGGTATGCCTCCTTTCCGTGCTCTCTATGGTTATGATGCCCTTTCCTTTGTTGATCTATTACTTTCAGATAGTAGAGTACTCGGAGCACATGATTTTATTGAGCAAAGTCAAAACATACTCAGGTCTCTCAAGGATAATCTACAACATGCACAAAATCAGCAAAAAATGTATGCAGATAGAAAGAGAATAGAAAGAGTTTTTGAGGTAGGGGAATTGGTATTTGTTAGGTTGCAGCCATATAAGAAAAGTACCTTGAAGAGGAGTGGGGTAGAGAAGCTCAAGCCAAGGTTTTATGGGCCCTATAAGATCATCAGAAAGAGAGGAGAGGTAGCTTATGAATTGGAGCTTCCACCTAATAGAAAAatacataatgtttttcatgtctcTTGCTTAAAGAAGGTTATTGGACAGCAGGTCATGGTATCTACAGAGTTACCACCTCTTGATGATGAAGGGAAATTAGTTTTAATACCAGAGGAGGTGTTGGATACAAGGGAAAGAAGATTGAGAAATAGAAACATCACAAAGCATCTAGTCAAATGGAAGGGATTACCATTAGAGGATGCAACTTGGGAAGGAGTAGAGATTCTTGAACATCCCAACCTTcatttcttgaggacaagcaatatttgggagggaggacttgtcatgtccccttttcaaaacaattcaaattaatAACTTTTCCTATGGCGgtgaggtgttttaaataaatttttgggaAAAGTGTCTAATTTTTGGCAACCAATGGGATGAGAGGAATTAAATAtcattgaaaatataattattctaccctCTTGGTCGTGAGTTAGGGTTATGCACTCTTTTTAGAGGTTTTGGAAACATTTTGGGCTCATTCTTGGACTTGATTTTTGctcattgctttgttgttcttcaGAGGCTGCTAAACCTGTGGAGAAGGAGACCCAAAGACAGGAGTTTGCAGGTTTCTAGGGAGGCTAATGATGGGAATTTGAGGTTCTTCCATGTGCAAGATCATGCAGAGTTTGCCTTTGTGCCAAACAGTGCAGATTTATGTGTGTTTTGGGTGTGTTCGCAAGTGTCTTTCAGCAAGGGTTTGTGTTTTCAGTTAAGTTTTATGTATCAGTTTGGTTTGCTGCTGTATTGCAGCCATTTTGCTGTTAAAATAGAGTGGAATAAGTGTGTTGGGTCGTGATTCTTTTGCTGTGtgagtttgatagtgattttggtgtttccgggctatttttgtgttgttttggagccCGTTGAGCTTTCTATTgaactccatttttggagatattttgtaaAACTCTTTTGCAGATCTGGAAGTGTCATTTTATAGGCTATTATGCTACCAAAATTTTGCTGGAAATGTTTATTCTCAGATTTATGAAGAATATCTAAAGTTgtgttacttttggcattgtttcgGGTATACCCGATTTGGCGGTTTTCAAAGAAATCTTTATTTGGTGGAAATTTTGTtgtattgcattaaaaataaaaaggaatatcaaATCTGATGTAAAAACCAGTAAGAGGACATTACATATTGAGAACGGGTTATGCAAAAATTTTAGATGGCACAAATAACGTGGCAGAGGCTAGAGCCTTGCTGTTTGGGATTAACTTAGCCATTGAGGAGCAGGTTGAATACTTAGAAATTGAAGGGGATTCCTTGAATATCATATCAGCCTTAAAAAAATTCCAAGCTCCCAATTGAAAAATAGATTATATTATTTAGGAAGCTAGAGAGAAGATTTCTTGTTTTCAAGGATATAACATTGCTCATTGTCATAGGGAAGTAAATCAGTTAGCAGACTTATTAGCTAACATGGGATGTGATTCAAATGAGGAAGGTTTTTTCCTATCTCCTGGGCAGGTTCAAGAAGATGAGTGTCTCAGAGCACAAATGATTTCTGATGCGACACCCCATTCCCAATCAGATTGATTAGACTAATGTTTGGTTTGCTGTGGATGCAGGTCTCCTCACTCCTCGTAGCATTGGAGTATCTCAGAATTTCTCCCAAATCCCCAAGTTATGAAACTATTTGTGGTTTAAATTTAAATGTTATTTCTAGACTCGCCTTGTGGTTTGGGCGGTGGGAAGATCTTCGTGCCAAGGTTAGCCATGTCATTGTTGATCATGTTGCGAGGACACATCCAACCTGGCAGGTATTTTATGTGAAGTAGGAGGGGTTCGTCATTTCAACATCTAATTATGGTGGCATGAAAGTATGAGATGAAATTAGCCTGTTGACATTGGAATTTCACACGCTCCGGGTACCATACCAATATCCTCACACATGGAGTAAGGACGAGTATCCCTTGGTCTGGGAAAGATCGAGATACTTCAAGCATGTGGAACTGAAAAACAAGCCACATGGTCTCTCTTTGTTGcattctgttggcaaatgcacactccaatgagaaattgtaggtgattgaaggtattgtcattgatggcaaccttacaatcctatggcaccgacagacaCTAGCACAGGCACAGACACCGACAACGACAACGACAAAGATGTTTACCAGCACCCTGGCCGatatgattttatttattgtattttgtatttaattgtaaaatatttttgtaagtcgacaatgcaaattgtattaggactcatataagtatgagatcttgtaaatcatttgtaagaagCAAAAAAATgtatggaaggaatgtaataggcagatgcgaatattaaggcagattttggaataaggtttatgaaagTTGTATGAACTTAAATtgatactaaacctggcatagcagatgctaaactgAAGTAGTACAtgtcattggatttacataatccacttttgtaagtcagtgaggcttccctttttgtatttaagcagtgagctttaggcaattggccttcctgcatgtgtaggcccctattgtattagtaatattcacttattggccagtgagcgaatattatgggtcacaaatcccactgaggtttttcccacaccggctttcctcgttaaaaatagcgtgttatggtgtgctttctatgttgtgtttattgttcttatctactacattaattcttgtttaccggtacactgttttggcatgcaattcatttaataagtttagaaaatccattaaccggttagataccgatttaccccccctctcagtatctttggaaatcctaacacaTTCCCAATCCTTTCATACTTGCAGAGGATCTCAAATTGAGAAAATATCAGGGCTCCCACATATTCGAAAGTTTGCACATCATTTCTTAGAATAAATGCGATCATTTAAGGTCATTGCAGAGGACTTGCATGGAAGTCTAAGGACAAGGAATGAATGCAACTGTGATGGTTTACACGAGTTACAAAGAATACATTGCATAACTCCCTCATCGACTCCCTATAATTTGGCCATTTGTAGCATGTTTCACCAGAATTTTAGTTCTGGACTTACTCGACAAAGCATAAGCTTTCCTTGCTGGCATTGCTCATGCAATAGGTATGGACCTTCAAATATATTTGGTGGGAGGTCGTCATGGTCTAAGACAGAATGCTATCACTCATCCTCTGAGATTATCAGACTCTTTGGCAATCCCATGTGAAAATAGTGAGTGGGCGGTGAGGACTATCCTTGGGGAAGAATGGATTGCAGCTAATCTGATGGCTTCTCCAAACTTGGTTGCTTCCAGGCTGGCGTCTATGGTGATGGACCTCACCCAATCTTAGGACTACACAAAGATGGTTGTGGGGGCCTTTGTACATCTAGTGCTGTTTACTTGGGAGGAATTGAACCTGCAGTTGGAGAAATATGACTTGTTTTCAGGGGAGGTGTGGTGGGGAGTTTTTTAAAATAGAGATCTCTTCGTATTTGACTCAGTGCCAAGATCAATTTTCCTTTCCTTCATCTATGGTTTGGGCTATGCTTCTCCTCACACCTTTCTCCACTGGGTTCAATAGTTTGCATTTCAAATAGGAGAGCCATTGGCTTCAATTGTAATGGCAAAATTCAGGGTTGTTTGGGAAATTTGTGAACATGCTCAGGTTGATCCTCATCGCTATCACTCATCTTTTCCAATTCCAACGGAGACCGCATCATCGCAAGAATCAGGAAATGTAAAATGAAAGTTTCTCTAGCTGGGGTGGCGGGTTAATGTTGTTAGAAATAGGGTAGATCCGAGGATGACAACTTCAAACTTtgaagtcttttttttttttaataatcttgCTCCATCGTTTGTGAGGGGTTAGTTTTTTTGCTGTCCAAATCAGGGAAGGATTTGTGTCATACAGTCATTGTTCAGGGATTTTTTTGTTATCCTCCATTTCAAAGATCCCATGATCTTCCATAAATACGGGTTGCTCTTTCAGAAATGTATCTATTAGGGGGTAGGAGGTAGTGTCATTTTCTATTAATTAGTATATGTAAATCTTCAATTACAATTAATATATTATAGGCCATGGCCTTttgtctaaaataaaataaaattagatcaatacatacatacatgtacatataattAAAGAAAACATAACCAGATCAATTAGATTATAGAAAAACATGCAATGAATCTACATGTCAAACCGATAAACAATAGATATTTATGTACAAGCATCATTATattgctttatatatatatatatagaaagcaatacaaaaaaaatacatcATATATTCTCTTACAACAATACTTGAGAATTTCACAGGTAAGCTTTTGATCTTTGTGTGTGCACACATGCATGCATGTGCAAGTATAATGCAACATACTAATAAAAGAGATAATTGACCAGCTCAATGGGTTGATGGAGTCCGCCTGTTTTGGATTAATGCAAAaacgggttttgaagggaccccaaaaccctttgcAAGAGGATTCTAAAAGATTTAGAatcaagaagcactacaccaaaaTAGTTGTCGAAAGATAGAAGCATAGAACAATAGACAACCAGAGATATTGGGTTTTATAAAAAGGGGCTCCCACAACccaaacaacaacctaaaacaaaaaaaaaactagagATAATTCCAGCCTAGACTCTTAGaaccaaaaatcatcaatatttaCACTTTGCATTACTCTTATGAGAACatagagtcatatcaaaagagggcttCAAATGTTTTGCTTTCTTACTCTTAACCATAATCCATCCCTATTCTACCAACACAGCCTCACCCTGCCAAACTTCAGGATCACAACCAATCTAAGAATGGAAGCCGACAGACCCAAAATTAGGCGAGGCAATGATACTGGAGCCACTAGGGTTGGCCTTCAAGCCATCATCACAGGGAGAAGCTGGCTGAGGAACAATTTGCACACTGTGCACAATAGGCAAACTAGCACCAATGACCCCACCATTTGGAGCCAAAGCAACCAAGGAAGAAGCCAACCCGTCATTTGAAGCCTCAACCTCCAAAGAGGACACTGCAAGACCTTCAACCTGAGAGTCAAAATTCTTCACAACTGTATAGTGCTGTTCAGATGCACCTTTCCACCACGAGGCCGTCATTATCTTTTTCTCCAACCCACATTGAGCCACAACATGGCCCGTTTTAAAGCATCTTCTACATctaaagggaatcccttcatagtccaaagtttgaacccaactgcccAACAAAGATTTGAGTAAAATCTCAGCAAGTAGCCCTTTAGAAATATCTATATCAACTAATATACGGGCATAGGTGAAATGAAAAATATCAGATGATTcctcatccaccatcaaaaaatccCCAAGAGCATTTCCCACTTCCTCTAAGAGAGGATCAACCTAAAGATGAAGAGGGAGATTAGGTAGCCGAACCCAGATCGAGATCTTCTTAAATGTCTATGAGGCTGGATTAAAATCA contains these protein-coding regions:
- the LOC131858246 gene encoding uncharacterized protein LOC131858246, which codes for MPKKPVTNQKPPNLWQHKGNFQKKTFPPPPAKNVTNTTNKKVDEETKSELRRKKLCFTCREPWGPGHRCLGKGQVHYIEVASESNSDEHEEFHDTKEEEEEEKEKEISKGGTLATLSGVPRYHPFRIRGVLVGWRMIVLLDSGATHNFIDEGFVIKRGLKAEDFEGFNVTVVDGFTMPCTHVVKQLKMTLGEYELCDDFYVVGIGETDIVLGVQWLHSIGGYYMNHQAMLFKFQSNGKEVLLRGLSNGAPRVVTAKRMERTFRRGQVAWVAGIIIHPTSSSKGQGNFHFEIQKILDKNSLVFNDLPLGLPPDRGFEHVIELEQGAKPVITTPYRHPRGYKEEIEKTIKELLDMGFIRPSSSPFASSVVLVKKKDGTMRMCIDYRALNKKTIKNRYPIPHIDELIDELHGALYFSKIDLRSGYHQIRMRKEDVEKTAFRCHYGHFEFLVMPFGLTNAPTTFQSCMNKQSFYAKLFKCEFGLTEILYLGHVISCKGVQVDQQKIQAILDWPPPTSLTQLRGFFGLCSYYRRFVKGFSQLAAPLTDLTKKRAFVWI